Proteins encoded by one window of Megachile rotundata isolate GNS110a chromosome 10, iyMegRotu1, whole genome shotgun sequence:
- the Rrp46 gene encoding exosome complex component Rrp46: MAEKAKENEFVLRPINCEMNQLSMPDGSAMLMQGDTAVIAGVYGPVEAKPQKMIYDKAFVEVSYTPIKGPAKVDDRMTEMYIKETCETAIIVTFHPATAICINIQELEDSGGLLACIINAACLALINAAIPMKFTIAAVSCMIEENTDNIILDPDNTQLEDARAEFTYAFDSMKKDVICCHTVGQFTEAEFFETIDKCRQASQRIFDFYRNLVKKYANVI, translated from the exons atggcTGAGAAGGCAAAAGAAAATGAGTTTGTATTAAGACCAATAAATTGTGAGATGAATCAACTTTCTATGCCTGATGGATCAGCTATGTTAATGCAAG gtGATACTGCAGTCATCGCTGGAGTGTATGGACCTGTAGAAGCAAAGCCACAGAAAATGATTTATGATAAGGCTTTCGTTGAAGTATCATACACTCCTATTAAAGGACCTGCTA AGGTGGATGACAGAATGACAGAAATGTATATAAAGGAAACTTGTGAAACTGCAATAATTGTAACCTTTCATCCAGCAACGGCTATATGTATCAATATACAAGAGTTAGAGGATTCTGGAGGG TTGTTAGCTTGCATAATTAATGCAGCCTGTTTGGCTCTTATTAATGCTGCAATTCCAATGAAATTCACTATTGCGGCAGTCAGCTGTATGATAGAGGAAAATACTGATAATATTATATTGGATCCTGATAACACCCAATTAGAG GATGCCAGAGCAGAATTTACCTACGCATTTGATAGCATGAAGAAGGATGTTATATGCTGTCACACAGTTGGTCAGTTTACAGAAGCAGAATTTTTTGAAACCATAGACAAGTGTAGACAAGCTAGTCAACgtatatttgatttttataggAATCTTGTAAAAAAGTATGCAAATGTAATATAA
- the LOC100875371 gene encoding uncharacterized protein LOC100875371 has translation MSTPATDPLPSTVSGELTTTLIPTVTKIDTRLDANPISVVLAVSIVCILSPITVTGNSIILAAFYKYKRLRTASNYLLVSLAVSDFGVGVFMPIGMQLELSGLPENGVSTLCIIPYCIVIALCSVSVLVTVAIAVDRLTSLAQPLRYKNIITHSSIEKYIAVFWIYAIAVGLSPLIYAEVTGETEQYSGNCRFGAAVLPPVRVFLVVAVWAPSALVLLCCYMYVYLVARAHARAIYTVELSFRHQTQTLPLPRYGQTLAVTVGAFLILWLPFQTCMLLDIFCGTNILSEWTVVWLGLPIMAHSGVNPWIYAFHHGEMRVAAGKITEKLVALFGVTPSRYGCSPMRRGSNTNLELAEVNNSNDGRRHPVEDCFAAKQNSVLYASRRCLDVSAKHTDISPERNMDRTSSGIKQTDIVEEDIHDLTKMLDLKYIIDRNHMIDSNHNIDKIKNIKYLLDPTFNKIRHLRRLNRKRLTSKNFSKPSEPKFISYQNLKSDGVLKATSLNTMSDPVLSADSPMVHAKDFHDTLSPMTSKRRNSNLCSMSDSNIKAATGLSSEVNLRIPSERDVVDTHRYSVQNLDHNRYEGGLAKQVMLSRQLENHRRFQIHPRPRLKINNNSPDLNLWLQNSYTSPSTPDSAKSSLLNSPRQKTSPKHMTIISNKLANLGNPVDARMDPSRMLQIRRNMEILKHSESINTIEPMTHSRLLEPYKVMETLTVPTIHSEPPSPIDPLPLASLEEEDSRSTETSKPLVDRSKSPLGNRRSPVRHSDPVIPSVLLNIEDFSEEAENTKDKSSQDSSSNNLTPVGHVPMEPIDLFEALLKNTERCREGRLPEPIFAEHDSTRFSSRRPSDSKWSESSRSQEVLSNVVTEHQSFPSSYSVNNFQVCNSGSDLNDLTSLDPFMCPDALTSSLRESFFSAPSVPDSEIFTSFEENDESIFTPDSERDMSPYDSMSTINPKKSTIEAELQSKSTEAVFRNRCLSTRSCTILRLEPSLHRSRLRVKTGADYILKDASLRKNPRLAPLAIPTPTDICTPTFEFVSEIKGDNGVGVRV, from the exons ATGTCAACGCCCGCCACGGATCCATTGCCTTCCACCGTTTCCGGGGAACTGACGACCACGCTTATACCAACGGTAACCAAAATCGATACGCGACTGGACGCCAATCCTATCTCGGTGGTTTTGGCGGTATCGATAGTCTGCATTTTATCGCCGATCACCGTCACCGGCAACTCCATTATCCTGGCCGCTTTCTATAAGTACAAGAGGCTCAGGACTGCATCCAATTACTTGCTGGTCTCTTTGGCAGTCAGCGACTTTGGG GTCGGAGTGTTCATGCCCATTGGAATGCAGCTGGAGCTATCCGGCCTACCGGAAAATGGCGTCTCCACGTTGTGTATCATACCGTACTGCATTGTCATCGCTCTGTGTAGCGTGAGCGTGTTGGTGACAGTAGCAATTGCCGTCGATCGGTTGACATCATTAGCACAACCTCTCAGATACAAGAACATCATTACTCATAGCAGCATTGAGAAATATATCGCTGTGTTCTGGATCTATGCGATCGCCGTTGGCCTCTCGCCATTGATATACGCTGAGGTGACTGGAGAAACGGAACAGTACAG CGGCAATTGTAGATTCGGGGCGGCGGTGCTACCACCGGTGAGGGTGTTCCTGGTGGTCGCAGTATGGGCACCCAGTGCTCTTGTCCTCCTCTGTTGTTACATGTACGTGTACCTGGTAGCACGTGCACACGCACGTGCCATTTATACGGTCGAGTTGTCGTTCAGGCATCAAACGCAGACCCTGCCATTGCCACGTTACGGGCAAACATTGGCAGTCACCGTCGGGGCATTTCTCATTCTTTGGCTTCCCTTTCAG aCCTGCATGCTGCTGGACATCTTCTGCGGCACCAATATCCTGTCCGAATGGACAGTGGTGTGGCTAGGTCTGCCCATCATGGCTCACAGCGGCGTAAACCCGTGGATTTACGCGTTCCACCACGGTGAAATGCGAGTGGCGGCAGGAAAAATTACCGAGAAGCTAGTGGCGCTATTCGGTGTGACACCCAGTCGTTACGGTTGTTCTCCAATGAGGAGAGGTTCGAACACGAACCTGGAATTAGCGGAGGTGAACAACAGCAACGATGGACGGCGACATCCGGTGGAGGATTGTTTCGCTGCCAAACAGAACAGCGTTCTGTACGCTAGCAGAAGGTGTCTGGATGTATCCGCAAAACATACGGACATCTCTCCAGAGAGGAACATGGATCGCACTTCTTCAGGCATTAAACAGACGGACATTGTCGAGGAGGACATACACGATCTGACAAAGATGCTGGATCTGAAGTACATAATCGATCGGAACCACATGATCGACTCGAACCACAACATCGACAAgattaagaatattaaatatttgctgGATCCGACGTTCAATAAGATTCGACACCTCCGGAGGTTGAACCGTAAAAGGCTGACTAGCAAGAACTTCTCTAAACCGTCAGAGCCGAAGTTCATCTCGTATCAGAACCTGAAGAGTGATGGCGTGTTAAAGGCGACGTCGCTGAACACCATGTCTGATCCGGTGCTAAGCGCGGACAGCCCCATGGTGCACGCCAAAGACTTCCATGACACTCTCAGCCCCATGACCAGCAAGCGGAGGAACTCGAACCTGTGCTCCATGTCGGATTCCAACATCAAAGCGGCGACCGGTTTGTCGTCCGAGGTGAATCTGAGGATACCCAGCGAGAGGGACGTTGTGGACACCCACAGGTACTCCGTACAGAACTTGGATCACAACAGGTACGAGGGAGGGCTGGCCAAACAGGTGATGCTGTCCAGGCAGCTGGAGAATCACAGGAGGTTCCAGATACACCCTCGTCCTCGACTGAAGATCAATAATAATAGTCCGGATCTGAACTTATGGCTTCAGAACAGTTACACGTCGCCGTCGACACCCGACAGCGCGAAGTCGAGCCTGTTGAACAGTCCCAGACAGAAAACGTCGCCTAAGCATATGACGATTATCTCGAACAAGCTTGCTAATTTAGGCAACCCGGTCGACGCGAGGATGGATCCTTCGAGGATGCTGCAGATACGAAGGAACATGGAGATACTGAAACATTCCGAGTCGATCAATACCATCGAACCGATGACTCACTCGAGACTGCTAGAGCCTTACAAGGTGATGGAAACTCTGACGGTGCCCACGATACACTCGGAGCCACCGAGTCCCATAGATCCTCTGCCTCTGGCCTCCCTCGAAGAGGAGGACAGCAGAAGCACCGAGACGTCGAAGCCCTTAGTCGATCGATCGAAGTCCCCGTTGGGCAACAGGAGGAGTCCGGTTCGACACTCGGACCCTGTGATACCATCCGTCTTGCTGAACATCGAGGACTTCAGCGAGGAGGCCGAAAACACCAAAGATAAATCTAGTCAAGACAGTTCCTCGAACAATCTGACCCCGGTGGGTCACGTGCCCATGGAGCCCATCGATCTGTTCGAAGCGTTGCTGAAGAACACGGAGAGGTGTCGAGAGGGCAGACTGCCGGAGCCGATCTTCGCCGAGCACGACTCCACGAGGTTCAGTTCCAGGAGACCGTCGGATTCAAAGTGGTCGGAGTCCTCCAGGAGTCAGGAAGTGCTGTCGAACGTGGTGACCGAACACCAGTCGTTCCCTTCGTCGTACTCTGTGAACAATTTCCAAGTGTGCAACAGTGGCAGCGACCTGAACGACCTCACGTCCTTGGACCCCTTCATGTGTCCCGACGCATTGACCTCGTCCTTGAGAGAGTCCTTCTTCAGCGCCCCATCCGTACCTGATTCCGAGATATTCACGTCGTTCGAGGAGAACGACGAGTCCATCTTCACGCCCGACTCAGAGCGCGATATGTCCCCGTACGACTCCATGTCGACCATAAACCCGAAGAAGTCGACCATCGAGGCCGAGCTGCAGAGCAAGTCCACGGAAGCGGTCTTCAGGAACAGATGCCTGTCGACCAGGTCCTGCACGATCCTACGATTGGAGCCGTCCTTACATCGAAGTAGGTTGAGAGTCAAGACGGGTGCGGATTATATTCTCAAGGACGCGTCCTTGAGGAAGAACCCACGTTTGGCTCCTCTGGCTATACCCACGCCCACCGATATTTGTACACCCACGTTCGAGTTCGTCTCGGAGATCAAAGGGGACAACGGTGTCGGGGTTCGGGTGTAG